The Peribacillus sp. FSL E2-0218 genome contains a region encoding:
- a CDS encoding immunoglobulin-like domain-containing protein, which translates to MKIPLMKVGILSCLTFSLFHGQAFAESEWTDVCSPLGQIQPNKNPSYGQINCLLTNAAIKAEIPPEVVKAVATQENGDWRQFNDAGKPIKSSDGGIGLMQLTNKSGYDQKKLENDIVYNIEAGVEVLSGMYARKDLPKIKGAGRRVIENWYFPVMAYNGTKPVNSPLYQENGKRNTGAYQEEVFAELEKQSYLSGTKLASYPFSTTDFEYDRGSTANIIFKKLEYTLTGQTHDSVYWFKAGDKAVTTSSVKIRGKASTSSGYTTVPKDTWLIMTGDLVYEESAANKFVWFPVQTEDKKIKGYLSSAYISNKPSSPVMDANAPVISGAKNLAVPYNSKFDAKSNVKAKDDKDGDLTSAIRVEGKVDTKKVGTYNLTYTVTDKAGNVAKVIRKITVYDQVKPVISGAGSKTIGLNASFDPKSNVSAKDNADGSLTSKIKVTGTVNTKKKGSYTLKYTVTDSSKNTATITRKITIDSTKPVISGATNKTIAYNSAFNPKSGVTAKDNLDGDLTGKIKVTGTVNTKKKGTYTLTYTITDKSANTATVTRKVTIDSTKPVISGAANKTIAYKSTFNSKSGVSAKDNLDGNVTNKIKITGSVNTNKKGSYTLTYTVTDKSQNKAVTKRKITVK; encoded by the coding sequence ATGAAGATCCCATTAATGAAGGTTGGAATTTTGTCCTGTTTAACATTCAGCTTGTTCCATGGACAAGCTTTCGCAGAGTCTGAATGGACCGATGTTTGTTCACCGCTAGGTCAAATCCAACCGAATAAAAATCCTTCTTACGGACAAATCAACTGCTTGCTGACGAATGCAGCAATTAAGGCTGAGATCCCCCCAGAAGTGGTGAAAGCGGTGGCCACGCAGGAAAATGGCGATTGGAGGCAATTCAATGACGCTGGCAAGCCGATCAAATCCAGTGATGGGGGCATTGGCTTGATGCAGCTTACCAATAAAAGCGGGTATGACCAGAAAAAGCTGGAAAATGATATCGTCTACAACATCGAGGCCGGTGTCGAGGTATTGAGCGGCATGTATGCAAGAAAAGATTTGCCGAAAATCAAAGGGGCAGGACGCCGTGTCATTGAAAACTGGTATTTCCCAGTCATGGCCTACAATGGGACAAAGCCAGTGAATAGCCCCCTTTACCAGGAAAACGGGAAAAGGAATACGGGTGCCTATCAAGAGGAAGTATTTGCCGAGCTGGAAAAACAAAGCTACTTGTCCGGTACAAAATTGGCAAGCTATCCATTCAGCACAACAGACTTTGAGTATGATCGAGGGAGTACGGCCAATATCATCTTTAAGAAGCTGGAATACACGCTGACCGGGCAAACGCATGACTCCGTCTATTGGTTCAAGGCAGGGGACAAAGCGGTCACCACTTCGAGTGTGAAAATAAGGGGAAAGGCCAGCACCTCTTCTGGGTATACGACGGTGCCGAAGGATACATGGCTGATCATGACAGGCGATCTTGTCTATGAGGAGTCGGCGGCGAATAAGTTTGTCTGGTTCCCCGTACAAACGGAAGATAAAAAAATCAAGGGATACCTTTCCTCGGCTTATATTTCCAATAAGCCATCGAGTCCTGTCATGGATGCAAACGCACCCGTAATTTCAGGGGCAAAGAACTTAGCGGTTCCATACAACTCAAAGTTCGATGCCAAGTCCAATGTAAAAGCCAAGGATGATAAAGATGGAGATCTGACGAGCGCCATCCGGGTTGAGGGCAAGGTGGATACAAAGAAGGTGGGTACTTATAATTTGACCTATACGGTTACTGACAAGGCGGGGAATGTTGCCAAGGTCATAAGGAAGATAACCGTTTATGATCAAGTTAAGCCAGTCATCTCAGGTGCAGGAAGTAAAACGATCGGTTTGAATGCTTCATTTGATCCGAAATCAAACGTGAGTGCCAAGGATAATGCGGATGGCAGCTTGACAAGTAAAATAAAAGTGACCGGTACGGTGAACACGAAGAAAAAGGGAAGCTATACATTGAAGTATACGGTCACCGATTCTTCGAAAAACACGGCGACGATCACCAGAAAGATCACGATAGATAGCACGAAGCCTGTCATCTCGGGAGCGACCAATAAAACGATTGCCTATAACTCGGCATTCAATCCTAAGTCAGGAGTAACCGCAAAAGATAATCTCGATGGCGACCTGACTGGGAAAATCAAGGTAACGGGTACGGTGAATACGAAGAAAAAAGGAACGTATACATTAACGTATACCATTACAGACAAATCGGCTAATACGGCGACAGTAACCAGAAAGGTCACAATAGACAGCACGAAGCCTGTCATCTCGGGAGCGGCCAATAAAACGATTGCCTATAAGTCCACATTCAATTCTAAATCAGGCGTATCGGCTAAAGATAACTTGGATGGAAACGTGACGAATAAGATCAAAATAACGGGGTCCGTGAATACGAACAAAAAGGGTAGCTATACCTTGACGTATACAGTGACGGATAAATCGCAGAACAAGGCAGTGACAAAAAGGAAAATCACAGTTAAATGA
- the pepV gene encoding dipeptidase PepV → MTEMNWREEVEKRKMDLLLDTQNLLKIKSVLDEENKTEDAPFGQGVKEALDFMLQLGEKDGFTVKNVDNVAGHIEMGEGEELIGILCHVDVVPEGDGWSSDPFGAELRNGRIYARGAIDDKGPTMAAYHAMKLVRELGQPLNKRVRMIIGTDEESNWRCVDRYFEVEEMPSMGFAPDADFPIISAEKGIWDLSVIHPVDAGNGTSSEVNVIEFSSGRRTNMVPDFATAIVEAANPAEVVANYQAYMQKYSLKGQAVPQKNQVLLELNGVSAHAMEPNNGINAGLHLAAFLADLSLDPHAKSYFTFIKDRLFEDSRGNNLGLAYADEETGDLTINAGVFNYSKQADSSIGFSVRYPVTFEWEQQKAALEERLAAYNLNVKTNSHSTPHYVNSDSFLIKTLQQVYEAETGDKAELLSIGGGTYARSLKEGVAFGPLFPGSEDIAHQKDEYIDIEDMLKATSIYARAIHELAK, encoded by the coding sequence GTGACTGAAATGAATTGGCGAGAAGAAGTTGAAAAAAGGAAAATGGATCTATTGCTGGACACTCAAAATTTGCTGAAAATAAAAAGTGTTCTGGATGAAGAAAACAAGACAGAGGATGCACCATTTGGTCAAGGGGTGAAGGAAGCGCTTGACTTCATGCTTCAATTGGGTGAAAAAGACGGTTTTACCGTGAAGAATGTCGATAATGTCGCCGGACATATTGAAATGGGTGAAGGCGAAGAGTTAATCGGGATTTTGTGTCATGTTGACGTTGTACCGGAAGGCGATGGGTGGAGTTCGGATCCGTTTGGCGCGGAGCTCCGCAATGGCCGCATTTATGCTCGCGGTGCAATCGATGATAAAGGGCCGACGATGGCTGCCTATCATGCAATGAAGCTGGTGAGGGAGCTTGGACAGCCATTGAACAAACGTGTGAGGATGATCATCGGGACAGATGAGGAATCGAACTGGCGCTGCGTGGATCGTTATTTTGAAGTGGAGGAGATGCCATCGATGGGCTTTGCGCCAGATGCGGACTTCCCGATCATCAGTGCCGAAAAAGGTATTTGGGACTTATCCGTCATCCATCCTGTTGATGCAGGAAATGGCACGAGCTCTGAAGTGAATGTCATCGAATTCTCTTCAGGACGAAGGACGAACATGGTACCTGATTTTGCAACGGCGATTGTCGAGGCTGCCAATCCTGCTGAAGTGGTGGCAAACTATCAGGCTTATATGCAAAAATACTCGTTGAAGGGTCAAGCAGTTCCGCAAAAAAATCAAGTGCTCCTTGAATTGAACGGCGTGTCTGCACACGCGATGGAGCCGAACAATGGAATCAATGCAGGTTTGCATTTAGCTGCCTTTTTAGCGGACCTTTCGCTTGATCCGCATGCGAAATCCTACTTCACATTCATCAAGGATCGTTTGTTTGAAGATTCCCGCGGAAATAATCTTGGGTTGGCCTATGCGGATGAGGAAACGGGTGATTTGACGATCAATGCCGGCGTTTTCAATTATTCAAAGCAAGCCGACAGCTCGATTGGCTTCAGCGTGCGCTACCCGGTGACATTCGAATGGGAACAGCAAAAGGCGGCATTGGAGGAAAGGCTGGCTGCATATAATTTAAATGTGAAGACCAATTCGCATTCAACGCCACATTATGTCAATAGCGACAGTTTTTTGATCAAGACGCTGCAGCAGGTTTATGAAGCGGAGACCGGTGATAAAGCTGAACTGCTTTCGATAGGCGGCGGTACATACGCCCGCTCGCTTAAGGAAGGCGTTGCATTTGGACCGCTATTCCCCGGCAGCGAGGATATTGCGCATCAGAAAGATGAATATATTGACATTGAAGATATGCTTAAGGCTACGTCCATTTATGCACGTGCCATTCATGAATTGGCAAAATAA
- the thpR gene encoding RNA 2',3'-cyclic phosphodiesterase, whose protein sequence is MGIMVKLEEDQEGMSVTMNTHFFFALVLPDDIKAYLHAVTERLNSGFPFKKWLHPADYHITMAFLGSADDSMKKDAIRRVEGVLAKEASFGLTLAEIGAFGKEDSPRILWTGVEQQERLFSMQEKIYHSCVEAGIQLDKKPFKPHITLARKFEGENPFSLESVRQVANVNDEHFQAVQVALYQTHIGESPSYEKVFTINLQ, encoded by the coding sequence ATGGGAATTATGGTAAAATTAGAGGAAGATCAGGAAGGAATGTCAGTGACCATGAATACTCATTTTTTCTTTGCTTTAGTTTTACCTGACGATATTAAGGCTTATTTACATGCTGTGACGGAACGACTGAATTCAGGGTTTCCATTTAAGAAATGGCTGCATCCTGCCGATTATCATATTACGATGGCGTTTTTGGGCAGTGCTGACGATTCAATGAAAAAGGATGCTATAAGGCGAGTGGAGGGCGTGCTTGCGAAAGAGGCCTCATTCGGGCTTACGCTAGCTGAAATAGGCGCTTTCGGCAAGGAAGACAGTCCCAGGATCCTTTGGACGGGTGTGGAGCAGCAGGAAAGGCTTTTTTCAATGCAGGAGAAAATTTATCATTCATGTGTGGAGGCTGGTATTCAGCTTGATAAAAAGCCATTTAAGCCCCATATAACGCTAGCAAGAAAATTCGAGGGGGAAAATCCCTTTTCTTTGGAAAGCGTCCGGCAGGTGGCGAATGTAAATGATGAGCATTTCCAGGCAGTCCAGGTTGCGCTCTATCAAACACATATCGGGGAATCGCCTTCATATGAAAAGGTTTTTACGATAAATCTTCAATAA
- a CDS encoding DnaJ family domain-containing protein translates to MGDEQGHVNWMDQIFRDYEKDGGLKNNPGFGKPLPESALSGNMYDNFLSKAKDAGFLPLWIKWQKEIREELSEIVRLRKTNVENRQLTSQIERINEKVRTYNAICPPKMQRREIEWETIESQFEKWK, encoded by the coding sequence ATGGGTGATGAGCAGGGTCATGTGAATTGGATGGATCAAATTTTTCGGGATTATGAAAAAGACGGCGGTCTGAAGAATAACCCTGGTTTTGGGAAGCCGCTTCCGGAGTCGGCGCTTTCGGGAAATATGTATGACAACTTCCTGTCAAAGGCGAAAGATGCCGGTTTCCTTCCGCTGTGGATAAAATGGCAAAAGGAAATTCGCGAAGAGCTATCCGAAATCGTCCGGTTGCGAAAAACGAATGTCGAGAACAGGCAATTAACCAGTCAAATTGAACGAATCAATGAGAAAGTCCGTACCTACAATGCGATATGCCCGCCCAAAATGCAACGGCGGGAAATAGAATGGGAAACCATCGAAAGCCAGTTTGAAAAATGGAAATGA
- a CDS encoding NERD domain-containing protein, producing the protein MAQLIKMQDYISRYEQDIYRYPTQYARLKKQQWEKLKAAYQAGELDQLYGDHNVEEEQAILDLAQDESKSLMKKVKGLFHRTEKQDTEAEEPVLPNQIDDPNIFSLRFPFRPASLDELKQNYLNQLLRFQMKWGSSTLREKSFVDRSFFLDERLRFFLQRFPDTFLVLYKPIFLLKNAPVEVDVILLTPVDAWCITFVEAEEDAAFIGSSDRFWIRRHHKHPDKKVLNPLLSANRMGNIVSQLFSLYEVNVPIKKVILSRNGYIDFPEAPYDMTVLDKRTFQEWFERMRTTSSPIKAQQLKAAQALLEYCQTTSSMRPEWEADHHQQEANEHAEP; encoded by the coding sequence ATGGCACAGCTCATAAAGATGCAAGATTATATTTCCCGGTATGAGCAGGATATTTACCGATATCCAACACAATATGCACGATTGAAAAAACAGCAATGGGAAAAATTGAAGGCTGCTTATCAAGCAGGTGAACTGGATCAATTGTATGGCGATCATAACGTAGAGGAGGAACAGGCGATACTGGACCTAGCCCAGGACGAATCCAAGAGCTTAATGAAAAAAGTGAAGGGCTTGTTCCACCGGACGGAGAAGCAGGATACAGAGGCAGAAGAGCCGGTGCTGCCGAATCAGATCGACGACCCCAATATTTTTTCATTAAGGTTTCCCTTCCGTCCAGCCAGTTTGGATGAATTAAAGCAGAATTATTTAAATCAGTTGCTTCGTTTTCAAATGAAATGGGGAAGTTCGACGCTGCGTGAAAAATCATTTGTGGACCGATCATTCTTTTTGGATGAAAGGCTCCGCTTTTTCCTGCAGCGTTTTCCCGATACGTTTCTTGTTTTATACAAGCCTATCTTTCTATTAAAAAACGCGCCTGTTGAAGTCGATGTCATCTTATTGACCCCAGTCGACGCGTGGTGCATCACTTTTGTCGAGGCGGAAGAGGATGCAGCATTCATCGGCTCGAGCGACCGGTTCTGGATTCGCAGGCATCATAAGCACCCTGACAAAAAAGTGTTGAACCCATTATTGAGTGCCAATCGGATGGGAAACATCGTCTCCCAGTTATTTTCACTTTATGAGGTGAACGTCCCGATCAAAAAGGTGATCCTATCGCGGAATGGTTATATTGATTTTCCCGAAGCCCCATATGATATGACGGTATTGGATAAACGGACCTTCCAGGAATGGTTTGAACGGATGCGGACCACTTCATCGCCCATTAAGGCACAGCAATTGAAAGCTGCGCAGGCATTGCTGGAATATTGTCAAACGACATCGAGCATGCGACCGGAATGGGAAGCCGACCATCACCAACAAGAGGCGAATGAGCATGCCGAACCTTAA
- a CDS encoding Nramp family divalent metal transporter encodes MSGALHQSSSRGFKNLLPYLGPAFIAAVAYIDPGNYATNITAGSKYGYTLLWVIFASNLMAVLIQTLSAKLGIATGKNLPELCREKFSKKTSILLWIQAEAVIMATDLAEFIGAALGIYLLFDLPLITSALLAAIGSFAILEFQRRGYRTFEALITVMIFVVVLAFGAQVFYAHPDTSAIALGLFTPKFEGVDSILLSAGMLGATVMPHAIYLHSSLTQKRIVGKNDLERKRIFRFEQIDIVIAMLIAGGINAAMVIVSAALFHKSGILVEDLDVAYQQFGAMLGPSVAMFFGIGLLFAGLSSSSVGVMTGDVVMQGFIKRHIPIYLRRVITTLPPLVIIIWGVNPSKALVMSQVVLSFGIAFALVPLIMFTSNKKIMGNLVNHKITSSIAWLIAVLIIGLNLFLLYETLFT; translated from the coding sequence ATGTCTGGTGCATTACATCAGTCTTCTTCCCGCGGATTCAAAAATCTGCTTCCATATTTGGGCCCAGCGTTCATTGCAGCTGTCGCCTATATCGATCCAGGGAATTATGCAACCAATATTACAGCTGGTTCAAAATATGGCTATACCTTATTGTGGGTTATCTTCGCATCGAACTTGATGGCTGTGCTCATTCAAACGCTGTCAGCCAAACTGGGGATAGCCACCGGTAAAAACCTTCCTGAGTTATGCAGGGAGAAATTTTCGAAAAAAACATCAATTTTACTATGGATACAGGCCGAAGCCGTCATCATGGCCACGGACTTAGCTGAGTTCATAGGTGCTGCACTTGGAATCTATTTGCTCTTCGACCTCCCGCTCATCACCTCGGCCCTCCTTGCAGCCATTGGTTCCTTCGCCATCTTGGAATTTCAGCGCAGAGGTTATCGGACATTCGAAGCGTTGATCACGGTCATGATCTTTGTTGTAGTGCTAGCTTTCGGAGCTCAGGTTTTTTATGCACATCCTGATACATCGGCCATCGCTCTAGGGCTATTCACTCCAAAATTCGAAGGAGTGGACAGCATTTTACTATCGGCAGGAATGCTCGGAGCGACCGTCATGCCGCATGCGATTTACCTTCATTCCTCTTTAACACAAAAAAGGATAGTCGGTAAAAATGACTTGGAGAGAAAAAGGATATTTCGTTTTGAACAAATTGATATAGTCATCGCCATGTTGATTGCAGGCGGAATCAATGCCGCCATGGTCATCGTTTCAGCCGCCCTATTTCATAAGAGTGGGATATTAGTAGAGGATTTGGATGTAGCCTATCAACAATTCGGGGCGATGCTTGGACCATCCGTCGCGATGTTTTTTGGAATCGGCTTACTGTTCGCCGGATTATCCAGCTCTTCCGTCGGTGTCATGACAGGTGATGTCGTCATGCAGGGATTCATAAAAAGACATATACCAATCTATTTGCGGAGGGTCATCACGACCTTACCGCCCCTAGTCATCATCATATGGGGAGTGAACCCATCCAAAGCACTGGTCATGAGTCAGGTCGTACTCTCATTTGGTATCGCCTTCGCATTGGTGCCATTGATCATGTTTACAAGCAATAAAAAAATCATGGGTAATCTGGTCAACCACAAAATCACCTCCAGTATTGCCTGGCTTATTGCAGTCCTCATTATTGGGCTGAACCTGTTCCTGCTTTATGAAACGTTGTTTACCTAA
- a CDS encoding DUF4064 domain-containing protein, which yields MKRTWEYALSIIGVSIAAIFLIVTIIAAVYINSVDLKGLVDYSLMTDSEFSASEIDMSIKLFMGLLWAGIISLIIALAGGLSSIFLLKGGKARPAGIIWIITGIVTVFQIWPVIFFIVPGIMCLVRKPIDTVEVIV from the coding sequence TTGAAACGTACATGGGAATACGCGTTAAGTATCATTGGCGTCAGCATCGCTGCGATCTTTTTGATTGTAACGATTATTGCAGCCGTTTATATCAACAGTGTTGATTTGAAAGGACTGGTGGACTATTCATTAATGACCGATTCGGAGTTTTCGGCATCCGAGATCGATATGTCCATCAAGTTATTCATGGGTCTGCTGTGGGCGGGGATCATCTCATTGATCATTGCATTGGCAGGCGGCTTGAGTTCTATCTTTCTATTAAAAGGCGGCAAAGCGAGGCCAGCCGGAATTATATGGATCATTACGGGGATAGTGACCGTTTTTCAAATATGGCCGGTTATTTTCTTCATCGTGCCGGGAATCATGTGTCTCGTCAGGAAGCCAATTGATACGGTGGAAGTGATCGTCTGA
- the dat gene encoding D-amino-acid transaminase — protein sequence MGKIIFNGEIKNRADVSVDIEDRGYQFGDGVYEVIRVYNGELFAGDMHLNRLMDSARLIQMKVPFTVAEIKTRVKELISEDQLQDGIIYMQLTRGVSPRTHAFPSSDVEPVFVAYTKEMPYTGKMKPGVKGITTDDIRWLRCNIKSLNLLGNIMAKQMAAEAGCDEAIQHRDGLVTEGSSSNVSIVVNGTLRTHPASNLILNGITRQVMLKLCADHGIPYVEEAFTIEDMMAAEEVLYTSTSVEVTPIINIDGQTIATGAPGPVTKRLQQLFSAEIERQCGSIN from the coding sequence ATGGGAAAAATCATTTTTAACGGCGAAATAAAAAACAGGGCCGATGTTTCGGTTGATATCGAGGACAGGGGATATCAATTCGGTGATGGCGTCTACGAAGTCATCCGGGTTTATAATGGTGAGTTATTCGCGGGAGACATGCATCTGAATCGTTTGATGGACAGCGCAAGATTGATTCAGATGAAAGTTCCCTTCACGGTAGCGGAAATTAAAACCCGCGTGAAAGAGCTTATCTCTGAAGATCAATTGCAGGACGGAATCATCTATATGCAGCTCACAAGGGGTGTAAGTCCGCGGACACATGCTTTTCCAAGTTCGGACGTCGAACCGGTATTTGTTGCCTATACGAAGGAAATGCCTTATACAGGAAAGATGAAACCAGGGGTAAAGGGCATCACGACGGACGATATTCGTTGGCTGCGCTGTAATATCAAAAGCTTAAATCTGCTTGGTAATATAATGGCTAAGCAAATGGCGGCGGAAGCTGGCTGTGACGAAGCGATCCAGCATCGTGACGGTCTGGTCACGGAGGGAAGCTCGTCCAATGTTTCAATCGTCGTCAACGGCACGCTGAGAACGCATCCCGCTTCCAACTTGATCTTGAACGGGATTACCCGCCAGGTGATGCTCAAGCTGTGCGCCGATCATGGCATTCCCTACGTGGAAGAAGCTTTCACGATCGAGGATATGATGGCAGCGGAGGAAGTCCTCTATACGAGCACAAGCGTCGAAGTGACACCGATCATTAACATCGATGGCCAGACGATCGCAACCGGTGCGCCCGGTCCGGTAACCAAAAGATTGCAACAGCTTTTCTCCGCGGAAATCGAAAGGCAATGCGGTTCAATTAACTGA
- a CDS encoding SDR family oxidoreductase — translation MGRLTNKVAIITGGASGMGREMVDLFTKEGAQVIAADINEKAVAVVNELENVHGMVLDVSSDDSWKTMMEDVIAEFGKVDILINNAGISSEKGINDTTLADWQLMMGINGFGPFLGMKHVIPYMVKEGKGAVVNISSFTAQIGMGLNSYSASKGAVRAISKAAATQYGRMGVRVNAVFPGIIETPMTHKLEESKELVNQMIQATPLQRLGQPADIANAVLYLASDEASYVTGAELVIDGGYSAQ, via the coding sequence ATGGGAAGATTAACGAATAAAGTAGCCATTATTACTGGCGGAGCATCTGGTATGGGGAGAGAAATGGTCGATTTATTCACAAAAGAGGGAGCACAAGTCATCGCTGCCGATATTAATGAAAAAGCTGTGGCAGTGGTGAATGAATTGGAAAACGTCCATGGAATGGTGCTTGATGTATCTTCAGACGATAGCTGGAAAACCATGATGGAAGATGTCATTGCTGAATTTGGGAAGGTCGACATTTTGATTAATAATGCCGGTATCTCCTCCGAAAAAGGAATTAACGATACGACTTTGGCCGATTGGCAGCTAATGATGGGCATCAATGGGTTTGGTCCATTCCTTGGAATGAAGCATGTCATTCCTTACATGGTTAAAGAAGGTAAAGGGGCGGTTGTGAATATTTCTTCCTTCACGGCACAAATCGGAATGGGCTTAAACTCATACTCAGCTTCCAAAGGCGCGGTCCGTGCCATATCCAAAGCTGCCGCTACCCAATATGGCCGCATGGGTGTCCGTGTTAACGCCGTATTCCCCGGCATCATCGAAACACCTATGACGCACAAGTTGGAAGAGTCCAAAGAGCTTGTGAACCAGATGATCCAAGCGACTCCGCTCCAACGTCTCGGTCAACCTGCCGATATTGCAAATGCCGTGCTTTACCTGGCATCCGATGAAGCTTCATACGTAACAGGTGCGGAGCTTGTTATCGATGGCGGATATTCGGCTCAATAA
- the lepB gene encoding signal peptidase I has protein sequence MENRKEVFSWIKAIGIAVILAFLIRTYIFAPIVVDGESMMPTLQDHERIVLTKFGTNIDSIDRFDIVVFHATVDKDYIKRVIGLPGDHIEYKDDTLYINGKAYEEPYLDEYKEQMAGGMPLTESFKLEDITGGMTVPDNQLFLMGDNRQNSLDSREIGTISVDEIVGKANLVYWPIKEIKIVN, from the coding sequence TTGGAAAATAGAAAAGAAGTTTTTTCATGGATAAAAGCGATCGGGATTGCAGTCATTCTAGCTTTTTTAATTCGGACGTATATATTTGCACCGATTGTCGTAGACGGCGAGTCGATGATGCCGACCCTTCAAGATCATGAGCGAATCGTTCTTACCAAGTTTGGAACGAACATCGATAGCATCGATCGATTTGATATTGTCGTTTTTCATGCTACGGTAGATAAAGATTATATTAAAAGGGTTATTGGTCTTCCAGGTGACCACATTGAATATAAAGATGATACGCTTTATATTAATGGAAAAGCTTATGAAGAACCCTATTTGGACGAATATAAGGAACAAATGGCAGGAGGAATGCCGCTGACTGAATCCTTTAAGCTTGAGGATATTACAGGCGGGATGACGGTACCTGATAATCAGTTGTTCCTGATGGGGGACAATCGCCAAAACAGTTTGGATAGCCGGGAAATCGGTACGATATCCGTCGATGAAATTGTCGGTAAAGCCAATCTGGTGTACTGGCCGATCAAGGAAATAAAAATCGTGAACTAA
- a CDS encoding DedA family protein: protein MEMVKELISNYGYFAIYGLLALGIIGLPVPDEFMMTFVGYLSSISVLNVQGAFLVSFLGSISGMLVSYFIGKKVGKPFLRKHGKWIKMTPPRLEKLEAWFNRYGPWTIIIAYFIPGVRHFASYLSGMNGMGKRKYFLFAGAGAFSWCLVFTAFGYFIGVLT, encoded by the coding sequence ATGGAAATGGTAAAAGAACTGATATCAAACTATGGATATTTTGCGATATATGGACTGCTGGCACTTGGCATCATTGGTTTGCCGGTACCTGATGAGTTCATGATGACTTTTGTCGGCTATTTATCATCCATTTCCGTTTTGAATGTTCAAGGGGCATTCCTCGTAAGTTTCCTTGGCTCGATCTCCGGGATGCTTGTGAGTTATTTCATTGGGAAAAAGGTGGGCAAACCTTTTCTGAGAAAGCATGGTAAATGGATCAAAATGACTCCGCCAAGGTTGGAAAAGCTGGAGGCATGGTTCAATAGATATGGTCCATGGACCATTATCATTGCTTATTTCATCCCGGGTGTCCGCCACTTCGCAAGTTACCTTTCCGGAATGAATGGAATGGGGAAACGAAAATACTTCTTATTTGCCGGTGCAGGGGCATTTAGCTGGTGTTTGGTATTTACGGCTTTTGGCTATTTCATTGGTGTGTTAACCTGA